In one window of Caloenas nicobarica isolate bCalNic1 chromosome 34, bCalNic1.hap1, whole genome shotgun sequence DNA:
- the LOC136000674 gene encoding olfactory receptor 14J1-like, which yields LHYGTLLGSRACVHMAAAAWASGFLNALLHTANTFSLPLCHGNTVNQFFCEISQILKLSCSNSYLREFGLLVVSLSVIFGCFIFILFSYVQIFRAVLRIPSEQGRHKAFATCLPHLAVVSLFVSTAMFAYLKPPSISSPSLDLVVSVLYSVVPPAFLALPGIADGISAHSCSSHLMYMMCMPIYHLNNANMDF from the exons ctgcactacgggaccctcctgggcagcagagcttgtgtccacatggcagcagctgcctgggccagtgggtttctcaatgctctgctgcacacggccaatacattttcactgccactctgccATGGTAATACTGTgaaccagttcttctgtgaaatctcccagatcctcaagctctcctgctcaaactcctacctcagggaatttgggcttcttgtggttagtcTCTCAGTAatatttgggtgttttattttcattcttttctcgtatgtgcagatcttcagggccgtgctgaggatcccctctgagcagggacggcacaaagcctttgccacgtgcctccctcacctggccgtggtctccctgtttgtcagcactgccatgtttgcctacctgaagcccccctccatctcctccccatccctggacctggtggtgtctgttctgtactcagtggtgcctcca gccttcctggcactcccaggaatagctgatggcatttctgctcactcgtgttcatctcacctcatgtacatgatgtgcatgcccATATATCAtctgaacaatgcaaacatggacttctga